The stretch of DNA tgataAAATAGAATTAAATCTAATGCATTCCaggctgcaccccccccccctccccccatcttcttcttatccttctcctcctcctcctccttcttcttcttcttcttcttcttcttcttcttcttcttcttcttcttcttcttcttcttcttcttcttcttcttcttcttcttcttcttcttcttcttcttcttcttcttcttcttcttcttcttctcagccaGATcctgagaaagggtgagagatagatagatagatcgatagagacagacagacagaaagacagacagacagagagactgagacagagacatacagagaggcaaaggcagagagagagacagagagacagaggcagagagagacacagagagacagaggcagagagagagacagagagacagaggcagagagagacacagagagacagagagagagacagagagacagagagagagacagagagacagagagagagacagagagacagaggcagagagagacagagagagacagaggcagagagagacacagagagacagagagagagacagaaacggacatacagacatagtgacagtcaaaaagacagagagacagagatacacacacacacacacacacacacacacacacacacacacacacacaccttcgataCGGCTCAACTGGGGTCGAGTTCAACAGCACCCACTGATCAACAACAAATACATATCAAGACCAAATCCGCCCTGACACTTTTGAGTATTTGACTGATTTGTTCTCAAGGTATCGCTGGAGTGGGGacgtatttgatttgatttgactggatttgatttgatttgattttttattttatttggatacttatatagcgcctatcctcggtcagagaccaagctctaagcgctttacaaagtcggtgtcatttgcacaaaaggctgcctacctggttaagagccgactgacggctgccattgggcgctcatcattcgtttcctgtgtcattcaatcatatttctggcacgcacacatacacactcggacagatatgtaacattgtAAGTGTATCACCGttatgtttatttaccccgccatgtaggcagccatattctgttgttgttgttttttttggggggtgggggggcttgggggggtgcatgctgggtatgttcttgtttccataacccaccgaacgctgacatggattgcaggatctttaacgtgcgtatttaatcctACCCCTATATCCcgtcgaagggggttcaggcactaacaggtctgcgcatatgttgacctgggagatcgggaaaatctccaccctttacccaccaggcatcgttaccgagattcgaacccgggaccctcagattgaacgtccaacgctttaaccactcggctactgtgccCGTCAACGCACACAATGGCGGTCTCCGCTTCTCCGCTATATAGCTGCTCGATTAGGACGCAGTCTGCTGGCTCCGCGACGAAGCGATCAGTATCGTCAGCTGAGTGACCAACACTACACAGAGACTCGGCAGtagtgcggggtctcctctggggTGTGACCTCAACGCGAGCTAGCAAACGTTGggtcctgtggactgccggtgtTGGGGCAACGGCGgtatgcaaagagagagagggggtagggatcGGGGTATTCGTggtttgagatatatatatatatatatatatatatatatatacagacagacagacagacatacagacagagacaaacagacatacagacacagacagacagagagacagagagagatataaacgAAACGAATCTTAATTTAACGAGAATAGTAGAGtgagcagagggagagacagggaaagagagaagagagagagacagagacagacacagagacagagacagacagacagagacagagagacacagaaagagagaaacgaaacgaatctttatttaACGAGAGTAGTAGAGtaagcagagggagagggagggaaagagagggaaaagagagaaagagagagagagagagggaagggggggagattaAACGTGCGTGTTCGTGTCCGTGCATGTGTTATATTTTATACTTGCGTGTGTCTGACACTGATTGCTTTGGAGGTCAAAGACATTTTCCCCGTTTTCCAGGCGCTTCTAAGTTATAAAGCTTATGCGAAAGACGCGTGGACGCAttacttaagtgtgtgtgtgtgtgtgtgtgtgtgtgtgtgtgtgtgtgtgtgtgtgtgtgtgtgtgtgtgtgtgtgtgtgtgtgtgtgtgtgtgtgtgtgtgtgtgtgtgtgtgtgtgtgtacagattggAACCAATCCTTTAAACTTTCAGTaatccacagagagacagagacagagacagacagacagagacagaaaagcgaGAAAGAAAATGAGTGTTCAGGAAATGATTCCTTAAACAaatagaatcagagagacagagagatgttatacacacacacacacaacacacacacacacacacacacacacacacacacacacagacacagacagagacacacacacacacacacacacacacacacacacacacacacacacacacacatcccttccaaAAAGCTCGAACCTGAACCGATTCAaactgacacccacacacccacatcaacactgacacccaACCCGCCCTCACTACACATGCTGTCCCTTtcagcagcaccatcaccatcagccctccccctacaccatcctgttccctctctttctccccctccccctttctctctctctccctctctctctccccctttctccctctctctccctctctctctctccctctctctccccctccccctttctctccctctctctctccctctctctccccctccccctttctctctctctctccccctctctctccccctccccctttcttcctctctctctccctctctctccccctccccctttctccctctctctctccccctctccctctccctctctctctgtctctctcctacctcccacctctctctctccccctctctctctccccctctctccccctctctctctccctctctctgtgtctctctctccctcctctctctctctacccctctctctccctctctctgtctcctcctccctccccccactctctctccttctctctgtctccctctctctctctctctctctctctatctccgtctctgtctctccctctttctccgtttttctgtctgtctgtctctgtccgtctgtgtttctgtctgtctgtctgtctctctcttacgccCTTGTCAGTGCAAGTGTTTGAGCGCCCATGGAAGAGTTCACTACACCCAATGATACAATACAGAGCCAATACAACGACAGTTACCTCGAGAGCACGtgcttctctctcggtctctctcggtgtatgtgtttgcctctgtctctccctttgtgtgtgcgtgtgtgtgtgcgtgtgtgtgtgtgtgtgcgtgtgtgtgtgtgtgtgtgtgtgtgtgtgtgtgtgtgtgtaagtgtgtgtgtgtgtaagtgtgtgtgtgtgtgtgtgtgtgtgtgtgtgtgtgtgtgtgtgtgtgtgtgtgtctgtgttcgttcttttgcttaacgtctgtccacatttgtgattttagatgtgtgtgtgtgtgtgtgtgtgtgtgtgtgtgtgtgtgtgtgtgtgtgtgtgtgtgtgtgtgtgtgtgtgtgtctgtctgtgtgtgtgtgtatctgtgtgtgcgtgtgtgtctgtgtcagtgcctgtgttcgttcgttcttttgctgaaCGTCTATCCACACTTGTGattctagatgtgtgtgtgtgtgtgtgtgtgtgtgtgtgtgtgtgtgtgtgtgtgtgtgtgtgtgtgtgtgtgtgtgtgtgtgtgtgtgtgtgtgtgtgtgtgtgtgtgtgtgtgtgtgtgtgtgtgtgtgtgtgttctctctctctttctctctgtgttcctgtgtgtgtgtttgtgcgtgtgtgtgtgtgtgtgtgtgtgtgtgtgtgtgtacgcgcgcgcgcgcactagtGTATGCATTTACATGCGTGCGCACGTATTGTTTGAATgtgcgcgtgcatttgtgtgggtgtgcatttAATACTACTTATAATGAAAGATGTGTAGTGAAATCGACGAAAACCAACTCACCGAAGTCACTGGTGCAGTATGCGTCCAACAGTTCCTCTTGCGTACAGGGCCGGCATTCTGAAATAAGACGAGGGAAAcgagaatgtattgtattgtattgtattgtattgaaattcgagctgctctccccagggagagcgcggcaatacaccgagagcgccacccccttttttggggggtgtgtgtgggagagggggtgagaggggggctgggggcgggcgagggtggtggtggtattatttgtttttcctatcgaagtggattttttttttttaatacagaatttttccagggacaacacttttgttgccgtgggttcttttacgtgtgctgagtgcatgctgcacacgggaactcgctttatcgtcccatccgaatgactagcgtccagaccacctctccagatctagcggagggggagaaaatactggcgactatgggatgcATATGATATCATAGCCACGGatgcacaaagagagaaacactgacgtAAGTAACTTGTCATTTACATGCAACTGGAAAACATTCGTTTCAACATTACTGCATTTGTATTACGTTCAAAAGAGCCGTCGGATCTTGCATGTGAGCACAGTATAACCTGATGTAAGCATGTTGTTGTGTTCAAATGTATgttttctaaaaaaataaaaaattaaaaaaaattttttcaagcCAAGAGAAACAATTTCACAGCAAAGTTGGATAGGGACGTGGAATAAATCATAACTCCGCGATAACCTGCCTGTCTTCATTTCAGtgtacagaaacaacaacaacaacaacaacaacaacaacaaaaagaaagacagaaagaaagaaaaagaataatcagcaacaacaacagcagaaaaagtAACAACAGACAACGACAGAGTTTTGGACTGATAAGCCTCTTCTTTTGTGACGTTttttacacgaacacacacactctctctctctctctctctctctctctctctctctctctctcgctctctctctctctctctcgctctctctctcgctctctctctttctctcctcacttCCTCccgaaatattttttttcctttttcttcgtgCAAAACTATAAACCTGCCTTGAATATTTTGAATAtgcgatatctctctctctctctctctctctctctctctctctcctccctttctctctccttcccccctctctccacccctctatctccaaccctctctctccctcactcctctctctctccctcccctctcactctccctccccctctctctatcttcatctctctctcactctccctccccccctctttctcctcctctatctccagctctctctctccctcccccatctctgtccccctctatctccatctcctctctcccaccccccccctctctctctcctcttctatctccctctctccctccccctctctcccccctctctctccatctctctctctcccaccccctctctctcctcttctatctccatctctctctccctcccccctctctccccccctctctctccatctctctctccctccccctctctctccccctctatctccatcactctctctctctccgctgtctttctcccaccctccctcccctctctctacccccctctcctcttctatttccatgtccctccccctctctcttctcctctatctccatctctctctctcccctctctttctccccctctacctccatctctctctctctcccttccctctctctctcctcctctagctccccccctctctctcctttccccctctccctccccgctctctctccctcccccttccttctctctcccttcccctccccggcTACAACTTGCCGCTACCTTCCCCACCAGCCAGCACAAGTACAGCACATtacccacacaacccacacaacgCACTGATAAAGGGGACGTAACGAAACGCCTCTGCTTCTACAACTGGGCTCCGTTTAGGATAATATTATgtatgatataattatatatctatCTCTTGACATTCGTCGCTGACAGGGACAGCTCTGCTCATGTGAGGGGTACTGAGCGTGCTGTTTGGCTGTGCATGCCCTGCGAACCTCAGTCAGTTCAGTTTGTTTGCAGTGATCCGTTGCCCTTTTGGGgaaagtgttcttttttttttctctcttcttcttcttctcctcccctcccccctccctcccctcgccccctccaagATAAACATTTCAATTCAAGctctcaaacagacacacaaaagctTTGAAAGAAGAGctggagcgaagagagagagagagagagagagagagagagagagtgaaggagtgagagagagagagagagagagcgagagagagcgtgggTTTCTCACACACTTAATACAAGTGTTCATAATTTGCATTtcaaaagtgggaaaaaaaagaaaaaaaaaaaagaagaaaaaaaagtaaatttgcTCTCGCTGTTTAAACATGAATAGAAGAAATCACGGGACTTAGGTATGTTTTTGAGTGAGCttcaactctctttttttttccaagttcatTTTTCCgatcacagaaagagacagagagagagagagagagagagagagagagtatgagagagacagacagacagacagagacaaagagacagagaaagatatagattaagacgaagacagacagacagcttgagAAGTACGAAGACTGAGGAAGAGCTGAGCCAGGAATCCGACAAATGTCAGCCAtgacgatgcacacacacacacacacacacacacacacacacacacacacacacacacacacacacacacacacacacacaataataataaaaataaaataaataaataaataaattttcaaaaaacgAGGACGAAGAAGATACGAcgacggtgacgatgacgacgattaagaagaaggaggaggaggtgaagaagaagatgaaggaggaggagaagaagatgatgatgatgaaggaggaggaggagaagatgatgatgatgaaggaggaggagaagaagaagatgaaggaagaggaggagaagaagaagaacaagaaaaagaacaagaaggaggaggagaaggggaggagcaggaggaagaggaagcgggcggaagaggaggagaaggagaagaagaggaggaggaggaggagaaggaaaagactaagaataaaaacaaagagaagaaaaagaaccacccacacacacacacgcgcacgcgcacgcgcgcgcgcgcgcgcacgcacgcacgcacgcacatgcagagagagagagagagagtgacataagagaaagacatacaggtagagacacacacacacacacacacacacacacacacacacacacacacacacacacacacacacacacacacacacacacacaacatatgtatacagacacacacacacacacacacacacacacagaaggacggtGGGGTTGTtaggagtggggatggggagggggtgtagaatAGTAGAACAAGAGTAAGAACGCGAgagaacacacaataaaaacaaaacaaacaaaaaaacaagaagactaAGAGCGACTGAAAAGACTTTTGGTGAGAGCTGAAGGTCGAGGGCGCCCCGAACCCAAAGTTGTCGTCGTCTACGACCGTCAGCAAGAGTCCTTCACGGCCACAGACAACTGTATGGGGGGAGCTCGCTCGAGTCACcctcacgacaacaacaaaaacgcctatcccccccccaccccccaataaaaCCCACCAAACCATGGTCGGCCAAAACGTTCCCACGCAACGAACAAAAAGAAAGCCGAGCTGAGTTAGCACAAACAACACCATTCTGCCTGCCCTCCAGTTCCCGGGACGGGGTGGGAAccgggtgggagggagggggggggtcactgaaatgatgtgtgtgtgtgtgtgtgtgtgtgtgtgtgtgtggtttggtgtgtgtgtgtttgtgtgtgtgtgtgtgtgtggtttggtttggtgtgtgtgtgtgtgtgtgtgtgtgtgtgtgtgtgtgtgtgtgtgtgtgtgtgtaggtatttgtgtgtgtgtgtgtgtgtgtgtgtgtgtgtgtgtgtgtgtgcggaaccCTCTTTGCTTTCGGTGGAACGTTGAGGAggactcaggtgtgtgtgtgtgtgtgtgtgtgtgtgtgtgtgcgcgcgcgcgcgcgcatgtacgtgtgcatgcgcacgagcgtgtttgtgtgtgtgtgtgtgtgtgtgtgtgtgtgtgtgtgtgtgtgtgtgtgtgtgtgttgtgcgtgacaAGGACAGCGGGACACACCGTGCTTTCAACATGACTGTTCTCCAGTTTGTTGAagcctcgtgaaaaaaaaaagtgaaaaaaaaccccaaacaaaccccaactcccctctccgcccctagctacctcccaccacccacctccctccagtCACGCCCTACAAGGGATTCAAACGTCCGGGTCCTCGCTACTACTGTTACGCTTGATGGCGGTCACAGTGAGTGATGTCCGGCCTCACAAGACGTGTAGGGCAAACCAGGCACCGTTAATGTCCAGCCGGCCCTTCCACGCCCGTCCCCCcagtaccccccccaccccccttggagTCATCACTAATCATCATCACCCGAATGAATCGCCAAGCTTCTGGCGTTCAGGCGGAAGTTCCGTTCAGCTTTATGGCAGGGATTGGGATCAAGTTCGCGGCAAATCAGTCACAAACGTTAACATAAAATCTAGTTCtgtgatacaggaaacgaatgatgagcgatgCCCAATGGcagggcagccgtcagtcggctctacccaggtaggcagcctgttgtgtaaatgttcCTGTGCTTGTAAAGCGTTTGGTgcttttaagtatccatatcaaatgaaatcaaatctgTCTTTAAAAGCTGAAGCGAGTGGTTGTGTTGCTTGGACCGAATAAAGTTAGCGAAAAGATGGCAAATACTAagcacccctttctcttccactTCGACGAATGATAGAGAACAAATGCCTTGGTTAAAATCCTATGCTGAAATATCACACTATTCATGATTTTGGAATCCGGAAAATACTCTTGCTGCAGTCAAAATGACCTTGCTGTAAATCTTCACTCAACTGTACAAAAGTAATACTGACGGTGAGAAAACAGGAGCTGTACCCTTTTTGAACTTTAACCCACAGAAGGTCGACCTGACAAGAAAatgctctggctctggctcttaaggattaaaaaaaaaaaaaaaaaaaaaaaaaagggggggggattttAAAAAGAcacggaaaaaaaatcaaaagactaACAATTCTGTATTCCCATTGAAAATTAGAGTGAATTCTACGATGAAGCTGGTAGAAAGTTTCAATGACATTTTCATTATTCTCCACATACTCTGAGGACACATTACCAAACTCTGAGAATCTGTTTCCTCTGATAAACAAACCGCGACTACGCGCGaatatgtgagtgcgtgtgtgtgtgcgcgtgcgcacgtgcatgcgtgtatacgcacgagtgtatgtgtgtgtgtgtgttgtgtggcgtgtgctcacacactacaccacaccgttGAGCCAAACGTTCTTGTCCAGCTGAACGAAGCCCTTGTGTCCAGTCCACACAGGATGGCTGTCCTGCAGAAAGCGGAGCTCCTGCGGTGGACGTGGGGCAGTTTGGCGAACACCCCCACCAGCTAAACGCCCGCAGGACAGGACGTAGTAATAACAAGCGAACAATGACACAGCCCACTGCCCCTCTCAGATGACCCTTgctctctgcctttccctcatagaccccctccccacccccctcccgcccctaacGCCCCGGGCCACTCAGAGCACGTTTAACGCCTCACTTGTCTGGTCAGCACCCAGATAGCATCTGAGCTCAATGAGAAGCGGAATGGTCGTGGGTTTGCAAATGGGGTTTCTTTCGTAactggggagtgggtgggtggtgggggggagggggggggggggggggcggggttaggAAAATGACGGAAGTCATTGTCGCCCATTGACATCTTGACCATCTGACCATTACATGTTCTTATCATTACTTCAGTTTCGGGGAGAAGTGATGATAGTCGTGCGTAAGAATGACCAGGAGTGGCAGAGATGTTAACGCCTTTTCTAGCATTTGACTCAGAACTCCATATCAGAAACCCAtctttgagaagaaaaaacaacaaaaacaaccccccaaaaaacaaacaaacccacacacacaacaaaaaccacacacacacacacacacacacacacacacacacacacacacacacacacacacacaaaagaacccccccaaaaaatccacaTACGAAAGATACACCGACACCTTTCTTTTCGGCACATAAAATATACAAACGTATAACGTACACAAAGAGAGGAAAGCTTAATCCagtgttatgtttgttttgttttgttcttgttgataggaaaacaaatacacttgcaaggcGCTGCACTGTATAGCGACACACTTCCTGGCACTGGGGGAAGAGCAGTCccaatttcacatggagaaatctgagCAATACTAATGcactacaacacaaaacatacaatacaaaacaatacaacacaatacagtctcAATCCACGTCAAAACTACGATCAAACTGAAtcatgccactttttttttttttttttttttttttgtaacggcAAGAATGGTTTATTTTGATCAAAGAACGCAGTGTACCGAACGTCTGAAAGGATTTTAAGCTGTCACtctgtcgggcgcaatagccgagtggtcaaagcgttggactttcaatctgagggtcccgggttcgaatctcggtaacggcgcctgttgggtacaggatggagatttttccgatctcccaggtcaacatatgtgcagaccaacTTGTGCtggaactcccttcgtgtgtatacacaagcagaagatcaaatacgcgcgttaaagatcctgtaatccatgtcaacgttcggtcggttatggaagcaagaatatacccagcatgcacaccctgaaaacggagtatggctgcctacatggcgtggtaaaaacggtcatacacgtaaaagcccactcgtgtacatacgagtgaacgaatgaagaagaagaagctgccacTCAGTCAGATGACCAAGCCATGCGCTAATTTGTATCTTCCAACCAGACATAGAAATATCACACTTGTTTGGTAGTTCGGTCAAGATGCAATGAAGGGTTTGGGCTTTTTCAAaagctcttttctctctctctgtctatcactttctgtctgtctgtcttcgtctccgtctctctttctctatctctttcacacacacacacacacacacacacacacacacacacaccatgtttttcacacttacactgatacaaatacacactgatacacacattgatacacacacacactgatacacacacacaaagccatccacccacacccacacaccaacccacacatatccacccccccacccccacacacacacacacacaacactcacacacacacacacacacacacacacacacacacacacacaacactcaccctcCATCGGATCAAGCAGCGCGGCATCCAGCTGAGGCAGCGGCTCCACATCGTACTGCAGGCTGACGGACGGGATGCCGGAGAACTCGTGACTCCTCTGGACCTCCACGAACAGCAGCACGggctccctccccttccccctcacgcACACCTCCCCGCTCCGCCCGTCCGTGGACACCAGCGGCCTCATCCCCGACGACATCCTCAGGGGCTCCTCAGAGGTCTGCAGGCGGTAGTTCCTGGGCAGGTGGTGGAAGCGGGGCTCCTCCAGGGAGAcctgggtgagggtgtggtggctGTGGAGGACGAAGCAGAGTCGGTAGTCGTTGGGCTGGAAGGGCTGGACCTCCAACCGGATGGCTCCGTAGGCGCTGCTCCACTGCAAGGACCCCGCGTTGCACATGGACGTCCTGACGTTGAAGATCGCCCTCTCGTCCTCGTtggagctgcagcagcaacaaaggggggaggggaggggggcagggggaggaggagggttcgGGGTTAAGGACATCGTTATGATCCACATACATCAACTTATCTCTTTGAAAGGAATGGAAGAATATGATGATTTGCATCTGTGTTTATGTGGTGCAGTTATGTACATAACATCGTACAAAATCACACCAGGGAAAGGTTTTAAGAAGACTAGAGGGGAAGGGTTCGCGGTTAAAGGACACCGTGATAATCACATACATGACGTTATCTCTTTGAATGACGTGTTTATGTGGTGCAGTTATGTACATACCATAGAACCAGATCACGTCACGGAAGAGTCTTAAGGAGACCAGAAAGGAAGGGTTCGCGGTTAAAGACATCGTGATGACCACATACATGACGTTATCTTTTTGAATGACGTGTTTATGTGGTGCAGTTATGTACATAACATCGCACCAGATCACATCTTAAGAAGACCAGAGAAAAGGGTTCGCGGTTAAAGACATCGTGATGACCACATACATGACGTTACCTCTTTGAAAGGAACGGAGGAATATAATAGTTAGCAAATGTGTTTATGTAGTGCAGTTATGTACATAACATCGCTCCAAATCACACCAGGGAAAGGTTTTAAGAAGACCACATGGGAAGGATACGTGATGATCACATACATAAGCTTATCTCTTTGAAAGGAACGGaagaataattataatgatttGCATCTGTGTTTATGCAGAGCAAGTTTGGTTCCCTAACATCGCACCAGATCAGACCAGGGAAGGTTGTAAGAAGACCAGGAATCGACGATTTTATACTCTCCGTAATTAatattcatttaaaaagaaatgaaaaggatcTGTTTTCAGAGGGACGTAAATGTAGTTGCATAGTTTAGCATCTCCCATTCCCATCCAACCGCCAACATCAAGCATGCGCAagaacacacaaacgcatgcacgatctctctctctctctctctctctctctctctctctctctctctctagtgtgttactcgcttccgtttcgtacagatatgTCTCTCAGTGTCACGCTGTGTTCTACTTGTAcgttatacatgtatttagtgtaacaacatttatattcgtatgtgtttgtttgtctcttagaacaacggcagatgtgtaagtcggccaaagtgctaatatcttcaccgttggaaaataaagattaattaattaattcattcattcattatctctctctctctctctctctctctctctctctctcactcacacacacacacgcgcgcgcgctgcgcGCACAGATACTCACATGTACATTTGatacatgattacacacacacacacacacacacacacacacacacacacacacacacactcttcttttttttttcttctttcttttttttaaagatttcaaAAGAACAGTGTGTAAGTGGGTGCTGATGTCAAGATTGCCAGGACGTCTTCGACAGACTTGTAGACGgtcaagatacacacacacacacacacacacacacacacacacacacacacacacacacacacacacacacacacacacagttatgttTCATGTGTGTCCACTGTCTGCTGCATGCAATGTGGCACCGACAcccaagattcgaacccgcacTCTCAATGcaagcagcaccaccaccccaactcacccaaccatccccccaccctatcccctacACCTCCGGCTCCCCAGATAGACTC from Babylonia areolata isolate BAREFJ2019XMU chromosome 18, ASM4173473v1, whole genome shotgun sequence encodes:
- the LOC143291949 gene encoding meteorin-like, which produces MALWRGWAVWGLWVVMVWQGTSIRGCWAQLDTCSGQCDCKLSSNEDERAIFNVRTSMCNAGSLQWSSAYGAIRLEVQPFQPNDYRLCFVLHSHHTLTQVSLEEPRFHHLPRNYRLQTSEEPLRMSSGMRPLVSTDGRSGEVCVRGKGREPVLLFVEVQRSHEFSGIPSVSLQYDVEPLPQLDAALLDPMEECRPCTQEELLDAYCTSDFVAVGSISQTRPAGDGDSDGDGDDDQQGLVTHVEVAVAQLVHQNFPVFRRRRREDPHLTGVIHAPARCGVRPASKGGHLLFTGRMRLGKAKLRCAPYLEDWLKVAQLAECVYD